Sequence from the Patescibacteria group bacterium genome:
ACAAGCGAAAATGCGGAATTGAAGCCAGGGAATAGGACGAAATTAAAAAATATACCCATTGGCACAGATATTTATAATGCAGAGCTTTTGCCCGAAGGCGGTGGAAAATTAATCAGGTCAGCTGGTTCCTCTGCTAAGGTCTTCGGTAGTGAAGAAAAATATATTCATATAAAGATGCCGTCTGGTGAAATGAGGAAATTACATCAGGAATGCTTTGCTTCTATCGGCGCATTATCCCGGCCAGAGCATAGATATGTGAAAATAGGAAATGCTGGACGAGCGAGACATATGGGGAGGAGGCCTACAGTGAGGGGTTCTGCGATGAACCCTCATGACCATCCGCATGGCGGAGGAGAAGGCAGAACAGGTATTGGATTAAAATATCCTAAAACGCCTTGGGGCAAACCAGCATTAGGTAAAAAAACCAGAAAAAGAAAGAACACGAACATATTTATCATTAAAAGACGGAAGTAATATAAAATTATGTCACGGTCACTTAAAAAAGGTCCTTATATAGAGGAGAGATTGATAGAAAAAGTTAAGAAATTAAGAGCAGGAGACCAGACAGCCATAAGAACTTGGTACAGGTCCTGCACAATCATTCCTGAAATGGTGGGTTTTGTTTTTGAGGTTCATAATGGCAAAGATTTCATAACAGTGCAGGTTAGAGAAGATATGGTTGGACATAAATTGGGAGAGTTTTCTCCGACAACCAAATTTATAAGGCACGGAGGAAAAATGCAGAGAGAGTTGAGCGGGTCAGAGAGTAAGCCGCAAGAAGCGCCTGCAGTAGGAAAGAAATAAAACGATTATGGAAAAAGAAATTAGCGCAAAATTAAATCATTTGAGAATCGCTCCACGCAAAGTGCGGTTAGTAGCGGATTTGGTTAGAGGGAAAAATGCTCTTGAGTGTTTGGTATTTTTGAATCATACTAGTCAAAAATCTGCAGGCCCAATTGCCAAACTCTTGAAATCAGCTGTTGCTAATGCTAAAAATAATTTTCAGATAGATGACAAAAATTTAAGAATTGTTAAGATAACAGTGGATGAAGGGCCGAAATTAAAGAGATGGAGGTCAAGGTCTATGGGAAGGGCTTATGCAATCCAGAAGAAAACAAGCCACATTACTCTTGTTCTGAAAGAACAAGAGAAGCCAAAACACAAAATAAAAAACAAAAAGCAAGAAGCAAAACGAGCGAAAGAGATTGCAACCCCAGAAATAAAAAACAAAGAACAAAAAGACAAAAAAGAGAAGATAGCGCAAAAGAAACAAATCAAAAAAATAAAGAAATAACTTTTAACTTAGCGAAGGAATATGTCACATAAGGTTCATCCAAAAGCATTCCGATTGAGAGAGAGCTCTGACTGGGTCTCTCGATGGTTTGATGAAAAGCAATCCCCAATATATTTAGAGGAGGATTTTAAGATTAGAAGATTCTTAGTGGAAAAATTCAAAGAAGCAGGCATTGAAAAGATTGAAATTGAACGGTCTCCAAACAGGGTGAATATATTAATACATTCTTCCAGGCCTGGCCTTATTATCGGCAGAGGCGGTCAGCAGATAGATGAATTAAAGGATTTGTTCCAAAAGAAAATTCTTAAGAGACAATTGGACGAGAAACAAGCATTAAAGATTGAGATAAAGTCAATCAAAAATCCTTGGATAAGCGCTCCATTGGTAGCCCAATGGATGGCTCAAAGAATAGAGAAGCGAATGCCTTTTAGGAAGATAATGAAACAATCCATTTCTATGGTTATGGGGTATAAGGAGGCAAGGGGAATAAGAGTGCAGGTTTCTGGACGACTAAATGGCGCATCTATTTCCAGAACAGAATGGCTCCAGAAAGGGCAGTTGCCAAGACAGACCATTAGGGCGAATATTGATTATGGCTTTAAGGAGGCAAATTGCACTTATGGCACAATAGGAGTAAAAGTTTGGATTTATAAAGGAGAAACATTTGAATAAAAAATATGTTATATCCTAAAAAAGTAAAACACAGAAAATGGCACAAGGGCAGAAATAGGGACAGGCAGATTGATACTCGTGGCACAGAATTGGCCTTCGGAGATTTCGGATTAAAAGCAATGGAATCGAAATGGATTACTGCCAGACAGATTGAGGCGGCAAGAAGGGCAATTATCAGGTATCTTAAAAAAGGCGGACGGCTTTGGATAAGGATTTTTCCTGATAAGCCGATTACAACCAAGGGAGCAGAGGTGCCTATGGGTGGAGGGAAAGGTTCAGTTGACCATTATGTATTTTCAATTAAACCAGGACGAATTATTTTTGAAATAGCAGGAATCAGCGAAGAAATGGCGAGAGAGGCGTTTGACAGGGCAGGTCATAAGTTTGGAATTAAAACAAAGTTTATTAAACATGAAAGCTAAGGAATTAAAAATTAAAAGCGAGGTGGAGTTGAAAAAGATGATTTTTAGCGACAGAGAGAAATTGCGCAGTTTAAGATTTAATTTGGCGGCAGGGAAAGTCAAAAATGTAAAAGAAATTAGGAATAGAAAGAAAGATATCGCTAAAATTTTAACTATTTTAAACCAGGAAAAACATAAATAAAAATTATGAGTAAAAAACGATTAAAAGGCATAGTTGTTTCTGATAAGATGGATAAAACCATTGTAGTTAAGGTTGAGATATTGAAAACCCATCGGTTGTACAGGAGAAAGTATAAGTCCCACACGAAATACAAGGCGCATGACGAAATGAATGCTTTCAAGACAGGGGATGTGGTAGTGATAGAGGAGACAAGGCCATTGAGCAAGGATAAGACATGGCGAGTAATATCCGAAAATCAAAAAGCCGAAACCCAAAATTTAAAAACATGATACAGGTTCAAACAATGTTAAATGTAGCTGATAACAGCGGAGCAAAAGTGGTCCAATGTTTTAAGGTTTTGGGAGGCAGCAAGAGAAGATATGCGCAGATAGGGGATATTATAGTAGTAGCTGTGAAGAAAGCAGAGCCAAGAAAGATAGTCAAGAAACACGACAAAACAAGAGCTGTTATTGTAAGACAGAAAAGACCGTTAAGGCGTTTAGATGGTTCGTATATCAGCTTTGACGAGAACGCAGTTGTGATTTTAGAGGGCAAAACAAAGGAGCCCAAAGCAGGAAGGTTGTTTGGTCCAATACCAAGAGAAATCAAAGAAAAAGGATTTGATAAGATAGCTGCTTTAGCAAATGAAATAATATAATTATATGTCAGATGTAAAACAAGGAGACACAATTTTAATAATAGCAGGCGATGACCGTGGAAGAACTGGAAAAGTGATTAAAGTTTCACCTTCAGCAAGAATTCAGGTTGAAGGAATCAATATCCAGAAAAAGCATCATCGACCAAAGAAAGAAGGCGAAAAAGGCCAAGTGATTGAAAAGCCCGGCTTTATTTCTATTTCAAATGTTAAGATAATCTGTCCTAAATGCGGGAAGCCGGCTAAAATAGGGCATACACAGGCAGGAGATAAAAGAAAAAAACGAGTTTGTAAAAAGTGTCAGGCAGTGATTTAAATATAAAAAAAAGAAATGATGAGATTAAAGGAAAAATATCATAAAGAAGTGGTGCCGAAATTAAAAGAGAAATTCGGTTATAAAAGCATTGCTGCAGTGCCTTGCATTGAAAAAGTGGTTGTTAATACTGGCTTTGGACGATTAGTTAGCGGGAAAAGCAAGCAAGACGCGGCAAACGAGTATAAGGATATCTTGGAGGATTTGGCATTGATTACTGGGCAAAAACCGATTTTGCGAGAGGCGAAGAAATCAATTTCAACATTTAAGATTAGGGAGGGCGCGCCAGTAGGCGCTATGACAACATTGAGGAAGCAGAAGATGTATGACACATTGGAGCGGTTAATCAATATTATTCTGCCCCGCACAAGAGATTTCGCTGGATTAAATCCAGATTCAGTTGACAGAGATGGCAATTTAACGATAGGAATAAAAGAACAAATCGTTTTTCCGGAAATAAGCGCTGAAAAAACTAAAAGAATATTTGGTTTTGAGATTACTGTTGTGACAAGCGCTAAAAATAAAGAAGAGGGTATGGAATTATTTAAATCATTAGGTTTCCCGATAAAAAATAATGCCTAAAGAATCACAGATTGTAAAATCAAAGAGAAAGCCGAAGTTCAGCACAAGAACTGTTAGGCGTTGTTTTAGATGCGGAAGGAGAAGGGCTTTTATGAGAAAATTCGGACTTTGCAGAATATGCTTCCGCGAAATGGCAAATGAGGGGTTGATCCCAGGAGTAAGAAAATCATCATGGTAAATTTTTCATTTTTCATTTTTAATTTAGTTATATGACAGACCCAATAGCAGATATGTTAAATAGAATAAGGAATGCCCAAGCAGTGCTTCATCCATCTGTAGATGTGCCGTATTCAAATTTTAAATACAGTTTAGCAGAAATCTTTTTAAAACAAGGAGTGATTAAAAAAATAGAAAAAAAACATAATAAAACCAGAAAGATTATCAGAATTACTTTGAAATATAAAGATAATCAGCCGATTATCAGCCATTTAGAGAGAATTTCAAAGCCAGGGAGAAGGGTCTACGCTTCAAGTAAGAGAATCCGATTATCCAGAGGTGGCGGTGGATTTATTATTGTATCAACCCCCAAAGGACTGATGATTGGTTGGGAGGCGAGGAAACAAAATTTGGGAGGTGAGATAATAGCAGAAATTTGGCAGTGATTAAGCAAATAAATAATTAAGCAAATAAGAAATTTAATATATGAGTCGCATAGGTAAACAACCAATTAAAATCCCGGACAAAGTAGAGGTGAATATAGACGGGAATAATATAACAATCAAGGGCCCTAAAGGAGAGCTTAAAGTTCAGATTCGTCCTGAAATAGAAGCAAGTGTTCAGGATGGTCAAATATCATTTAACATCAGGGAACAGGGCAAAAATGCCAGCGCTTTTTGGGGATTGACAAGAGCGTTAGTAGCTAATGCTGTTAAGGGAGTAATCGAGGGATATAATAAAAAATTAGAGATTCAGGGAGTTGGATATCGGGCAAGAGTTGAAGGAGATGGTTTGATTCTGGAGATGGGCTTTTCTCACCCGATAAATCTCAAAACGCCGGAAGGAATAGATTTTGCGGTTGAGAAGAATATTATTATAGTTTCTGGAATTGATAAGCAGTTGGTGGGAGAAACAGCAGCGAAAATAAGGAGGGTAAGACCGCCAGAGCCGTATAAAGGAAAGGGGATTCGTTATGTCGGAGAAGTCGTCTTGAGAAAAGCGGGTAAAAGAGCAGAGAGTGCGAAGGTGTAATTTTTAAATAATATATCAACATGATTGGAAGAAGAATAAAAAGAATACAAAGGCATAATAGGGTAAGGGGAAGAATTAGTGGCAAAAAGGATTGTCCCCGACTTTGTGTTTTTAGGTCAGCAAGCCATATATACGCCCAATTGATAGATGACGATATTCAAAAGACATTGGTCTCTGCAAGTGATGTTGAAATTAAAAAAGACAAAGAAGAGAAAGGGAAGATTGGAATTGCTTTTAAAACAGGTGAGTTAATAGCGGAGAAGGCAAAAGAGAAAAAAATTACAAAGGTTGTTTTTGACAGGGGTGGCTATAAATACCACGGAAGAGTAAAGGCATTAGCCGAAGGCGCGAGAAAAGGCGGATTAAAGTTTTGATGATTCAATCTTAATTATATGTTTAAAAGAATTAATCAACAAAAAGAAACAGAAAAAGACGAGTTTGACTCTAAGCTTTTAAGTTTGGACAGGGTTGTGAGGGTGACTGCAGGAGGTAAGCAAATGAGGTTTAGGGCGGTTATGGTGGTAGGTGATAGGAACGGCAGAGTTGGAGTTGGAGTGGCTAAGGGCTTGGATGTTGCGCAATCAGTAGAAAAAGCAACTAAGTCAGCCAAGAAAGAATTACTTACAGTGCCAATGAAAGGAGGCACTATTCCTCATGAGGTTAGGGCGAAATTTGGAGCAGCAAGAGTTCTATTAAGACCGCAGAGAGCAGGTAGAGGGTTGGTCGCAGGCGGCACAGTGCGGGTTATTTGTGATTTAGCTGGCATTAAAAATGTTTCATCCAAGATTTTGGGAGGTACTAGAAATAAATTGAATAATGCTCGGGCAACAATGTTGGCATTGAGTAAATTAAAATTGTAAAAGAGAAATAAAAAGATGCAGTTACACGAAATAAAGCCAAAGCATAAGAAAAAAACCAAGAAGCGAATCGGTAGAGGCGGAAAGCGAGGCACTTACTCTGGCAGGGGAATGAAGGGGCAGAAATCCAGAGCAGGCAAGAGCTTTGAGCCGATTATCAGGGGTTTCATTAAAAGATATCCAAAATTAAGAGGATATAAATTCGGTTCCAAGGGCGAGCTGGTATTTATAATTAATCTTAAAACGCTTCAGGAAAAATTTGATGATAATGCTGTTATAAGTCCGATGGTCTTGCTTGATAAGAAATTAATTCATAAAATAAAGGGGAAGATGCCTTTGGTTAAAATTTTGGGTGAGGGTGATGTTAGCAAAAAATTTGTTGTCAAGTGCTGCAAGATTTCTAAACAAGCTGAAGAGAAAATAATAAAAGCAGGGGGAGAAGTGAAAAAGTCAAAAGTAAAAAAGACGGAATCTAAAAAATGAATTTTAGTAAAATAATTCAGATATTTAAAATAAAGGACTTGCGCAAGAAGATTTTGTTTGTCTTGGCAATATTTTTGTTATTCCGATTGATGGCAAATATACCAGTGCCGGGCATTGATGCTCAAAACCTTCAAGGGTTTTTCGATAGATTTCAGATG
This genomic interval carries:
- the rplB gene encoding 50S ribosomal protein L2; this translates as MIMKKYKPTTPGRRHATIEDFSNLDKKRPEKSLVIKLKKKAGRNSQGKITVRHKGGGAKRLYRIIDFARKRLDIPAKVLALEYDPNRTAFIALIEYSDGVKKYILAPQGLNKGDTVITSENAELKPGNRTKLKNIPIGTDIYNAELLPEGGGKLIRSAGSSAKVFGSEEKYIHIKMPSGEMRKLHQECFASIGALSRPEHRYVKIGNAGRARHMGRRPTVRGSAMNPHDHPHGGGEGRTGIGLKYPKTPWGKPALGKKTRKRKNTNIFIIKRRK
- the rpsS gene encoding 30S ribosomal protein S19, yielding MSRSLKKGPYIEERLIEKVKKLRAGDQTAIRTWYRSCTIIPEMVGFVFEVHNGKDFITVQVREDMVGHKLGEFSPTTKFIRHGGKMQRELSGSESKPQEAPAVGKK
- the rplV gene encoding 50S ribosomal protein L22, with amino-acid sequence MEKEISAKLNHLRIAPRKVRLVADLVRGKNALECLVFLNHTSQKSAGPIAKLLKSAVANAKNNFQIDDKNLRIVKITVDEGPKLKRWRSRSMGRAYAIQKKTSHITLVLKEQEKPKHKIKNKKQEAKRAKEIATPEIKNKEQKDKKEKIAQKKQIKKIKK
- the rpsC gene encoding 30S ribosomal protein S3 codes for the protein MSHKVHPKAFRLRESSDWVSRWFDEKQSPIYLEEDFKIRRFLVEKFKEAGIEKIEIERSPNRVNILIHSSRPGLIIGRGGQQIDELKDLFQKKILKRQLDEKQALKIEIKSIKNPWISAPLVAQWMAQRIEKRMPFRKIMKQSISMVMGYKEARGIRVQVSGRLNGASISRTEWLQKGQLPRQTIRANIDYGFKEANCTYGTIGVKVWIYKGETFE
- the rplP gene encoding 50S ribosomal protein L16, with translation MLYPKKVKHRKWHKGRNRDRQIDTRGTELAFGDFGLKAMESKWITARQIEAARRAIIRYLKKGGRLWIRIFPDKPITTKGAEVPMGGGKGSVDHYVFSIKPGRIIFEIAGISEEMAREAFDRAGHKFGIKTKFIKHES
- the rpmC gene encoding 50S ribosomal protein L29 encodes the protein MKAKELKIKSEVELKKMIFSDREKLRSLRFNLAAGKVKNVKEIRNRKKDIAKILTILNQEKHK
- the rpsQ gene encoding 30S ribosomal protein S17, which translates into the protein MSKKRLKGIVVSDKMDKTIVVKVEILKTHRLYRRKYKSHTKYKAHDEMNAFKTGDVVVIEETRPLSKDKTWRVISENQKAETQNLKT
- the rplN gene encoding 50S ribosomal protein L14; protein product: MIQVQTMLNVADNSGAKVVQCFKVLGGSKRRYAQIGDIIVVAVKKAEPRKIVKKHDKTRAVIVRQKRPLRRLDGSYISFDENAVVILEGKTKEPKAGRLFGPIPREIKEKGFDKIAALANEII
- the rplX gene encoding 50S ribosomal protein L24; its protein translation is MSDVKQGDTILIIAGDDRGRTGKVIKVSPSARIQVEGINIQKKHHRPKKEGEKGQVIEKPGFISISNVKIICPKCGKPAKIGHTQAGDKRKKRVCKKCQAVI
- the rplE gene encoding 50S ribosomal protein L5 codes for the protein MMRLKEKYHKEVVPKLKEKFGYKSIAAVPCIEKVVVNTGFGRLVSGKSKQDAANEYKDILEDLALITGQKPILREAKKSISTFKIREGAPVGAMTTLRKQKMYDTLERLINIILPRTRDFAGLNPDSVDRDGNLTIGIKEQIVFPEISAEKTKRIFGFEITVVTSAKNKEEGMELFKSLGFPIKNNA
- a CDS encoding type Z 30S ribosomal protein S14, with protein sequence MPKESQIVKSKRKPKFSTRTVRRCFRCGRRRAFMRKFGLCRICFREMANEGLIPGVRKSSW
- the rpsH gene encoding 30S ribosomal protein S8 — encoded protein: MTDPIADMLNRIRNAQAVLHPSVDVPYSNFKYSLAEIFLKQGVIKKIEKKHNKTRKIIRITLKYKDNQPIISHLERISKPGRRVYASSKRIRLSRGGGGFIIVSTPKGLMIGWEARKQNLGGEIIAEIWQ
- the rplF gene encoding 50S ribosomal protein L6, with translation MSRIGKQPIKIPDKVEVNIDGNNITIKGPKGELKVQIRPEIEASVQDGQISFNIREQGKNASAFWGLTRALVANAVKGVIEGYNKKLEIQGVGYRARVEGDGLILEMGFSHPINLKTPEGIDFAVEKNIIIVSGIDKQLVGETAAKIRRVRPPEPYKGKGIRYVGEVVLRKAGKRAESAKV
- the rplR gene encoding 50S ribosomal protein L18; amino-acid sequence: MIGRRIKRIQRHNRVRGRISGKKDCPRLCVFRSASHIYAQLIDDDIQKTLVSASDVEIKKDKEEKGKIGIAFKTGELIAEKAKEKKITKVVFDRGGYKYHGRVKALAEGARKGGLKF
- a CDS encoding 30S ribosomal protein S5, producing MFKRINQQKETEKDEFDSKLLSLDRVVRVTAGGKQMRFRAVMVVGDRNGRVGVGVAKGLDVAQSVEKATKSAKKELLTVPMKGGTIPHEVRAKFGAARVLLRPQRAGRGLVAGGTVRVICDLAGIKNVSSKILGGTRNKLNNARATMLALSKLKL
- the rplO gene encoding 50S ribosomal protein L15; the encoded protein is MQLHEIKPKHKKKTKKRIGRGGKRGTYSGRGMKGQKSRAGKSFEPIIRGFIKRYPKLRGYKFGSKGELVFIINLKTLQEKFDDNAVISPMVLLDKKLIHKIKGKMPLVKILGEGDVSKKFVVKCCKISKQAEEKIIKAGGEVKKSKVKKTESKK